The following coding sequences are from one Chloroflexota bacterium window:
- a CDS encoding HigA family addiction module antitoxin, producing the protein MRIEPIHPGEHLSEILEDLEISQYRLAKAMGVPAVRVNEIAHCRRGITADTALRLGRVLDMTPEFWMNLQQRYDLEVARAATDVSGVKRLVDVEPVEVTAAT; encoded by the coding sequence ATGCGTATTGAACCTATACATCCCGGCGAGCACTTGTCGGAGATCCTAGAAGACCTCGAGATCTCCCAATACCGTCTAGCGAAGGCGATGGGTGTGCCCGCAGTACGGGTGAACGAAATTGCCCACTGCCGCAGAGGGATCACGGCAGATACGGCGTTGCGCCTTGGCCGGGTTCTCGACATGACGCCGGAGTTCTGGATGAACCTGCAGCAGAGGTATGACCTGGAAGTCGCGCGTGCCGCCACGGATGTGAGTGGGGTGAAACGGCTGGTGGACGTCGAGCCGGTGGAGGTCACAGCGGCAACGTAG
- a CDS encoding type II toxin-antitoxin system RelE/ParE family toxin, with the protein MESFRAERFKDDDARRLYGGETVRRLPPEIQRRARQRIEALLAAESLRDLRFPRSHRLEGLRGERAGQFSIRINDQWRVCFVWTEQGPVAIEIVDYH; encoded by the coding sequence GTGGAGAGCTTCCGTGCTGAAAGGTTCAAGGATGACGACGCGAGGCGCCTCTATGGTGGAGAGACGGTGCGTCGCCTGCCCCCGGAGATTCAACGGCGTGCACGGCAGAGGATCGAGGCGCTATTGGCAGCCGAGTCCCTCAGGGACCTCAGGTTTCCGCGTTCCCACAGGTTGGAAGGTCTAAGGGGCGAGCGGGCAGGACAGTTCAGCATCCGCATCAACGATCAGTGGCGCGTCTGTTTTGTATGGACTGAGCAAGGGCCAGTGGCGATAGAGATTGTGGACTACCACTAA
- the pheS gene encoding phenylalanine--tRNA ligase subunit alpha: protein MTTAPEILGTLHNIRTVAVAELDGVEDEATLEAWRIAYLGRREGRLTLIMRTMATLEAEERRTVGVQANDVKTLLESQFEAKAEELKSAKLAQAAQEGRLDVTLPGRRPALGRLHPITQTMREITRAFTGMGFQVVEGPEVELDHYNFGMLNIPKGHSARDMFDTLWLDHTNADGERELLMRTHTSPMQARIMEATQPPVRVVVPGRVYRFEATDATHEWHFTQVEGLAVDEGITFANLKGTLYEFARLLFGSERRVRFRCDFFPFVEPGVDMSIDCFSCDGAGAPDCRICRGSGWIEIMGAGMVHPRVLDMSGIDHTQYTGFAFGMGVERIAMLKHGIDDIRYFYSNDARFLRQF from the coding sequence ATGACCACCGCACCCGAGATTCTGGGCACCCTGCATAACATCCGGACCGTCGCCGTGGCCGAGCTCGACGGCGTCGAGGACGAGGCGACGCTGGAGGCCTGGCGCATCGCCTACCTCGGCCGCCGCGAGGGCCGCCTCACCCTCATCATGCGCACCATGGCCACGCTGGAGGCCGAGGAGCGTCGCACTGTCGGCGTGCAGGCCAACGACGTTAAGACGCTGCTGGAATCCCAGTTCGAGGCCAAGGCGGAGGAGCTGAAGTCGGCCAAGCTCGCACAGGCCGCGCAGGAGGGCCGCCTCGACGTGACCCTGCCGGGCCGGCGCCCCGCTCTCGGCCGGCTGCACCCCATCACACAGACCATGCGGGAGATCACCCGCGCCTTCACCGGCATGGGCTTCCAGGTCGTCGAGGGGCCGGAGGTGGAGCTCGACCACTACAACTTCGGCATGCTGAACATCCCCAAGGGCCACTCAGCGCGGGACATGTTCGACACGCTCTGGCTCGACCACACCAACGCCGACGGCGAGCGCGAACTGCTGATGCGCACCCACACGTCGCCGATGCAGGCGCGCATCATGGAGGCGACGCAGCCCCCCGTGCGCGTCGTCGTGCCCGGCCGCGTCTACCGCTTCGAGGCCACGGACGCCACGCACGAGTGGCACTTCACGCAGGTCGAGGGGCTGGCCGTCGACGAGGGCATCACCTTCGCCAACCTGAAGGGCACGCTCTACGAGTTCGCCCGTCTGCTCTTCGGCTCCGAGCGGCGGGTGCGCTTCCGCTGCGACTTCTTCCCCTTCGTGGAGCCGGGCGTGGACATGTCCATCGACTGCTTCAGCTGCGACGGCGCGGGCGCTCCCGACTGTCGCATCTGCCGGGGCAGCGGTTGGATCGAGATCATGGGCGCCGGCATGGTGCACCCCCGGGTGCTGGACATGTCCGGCATTGACCACACGCAGTACACCGGCTTCGCCTTCGGCATGGGTGTGGAGCGCATCGCCATGCTCAAGCACGGCATCGACGACATCCGCTACTTCTACAGCAACGACGCCCGCTTCTTGCGGCAGTTCTAG
- a CDS encoding putative hydro-lyase, with product MTTLLPETSPRAVRERIRSGEWTRPTAGLAPGRVQANLVSLPREQAFDFLLFCQRNPRPCPLIEVMEPGVAEPLATAPGADIRTDLPSYNVYREGVLEATVPDVLDYWRDDLVTFLIGCSFTFETALASSGVPLHHVEAGRNVAMYKTNVATTPAGVFAGPLVVSMRPVPREQVVKAVQVTSRFPNAHGAPLHVGEPAALGIRDLASPDYGDPPLILDGETPLFWACGVTPQAVAVASKPPFMITHAPGHMFITDLRDEDIAAL from the coding sequence ATGACCACATTGCTGCCAGAGACCTCGCCGAGGGCGGTGCGGGAGCGCATCCGCAGCGGCGAGTGGACGCGGCCCACGGCGGGCCTCGCGCCGGGGCGGGTGCAGGCGAATCTGGTGTCGCTGCCGCGGGAGCAGGCCTTCGACTTCCTGCTCTTCTGCCAGCGCAACCCGCGCCCGTGCCCGCTGATCGAGGTGATGGAGCCCGGCGTCGCCGAGCCGTTGGCCACCGCCCCCGGGGCTGACATCCGCACCGACCTTCCTTCCTACAATGTGTACCGCGAGGGTGTGCTGGAGGCCACCGTGCCGGACGTCCTCGACTACTGGCGCGACGACCTTGTCACCTTCCTCATCGGGTGCAGCTTCACCTTTGAGACGGCGCTGGCGTCGTCGGGGGTCCCGCTGCACCACGTCGAGGCGGGGCGCAACGTCGCCATGTACAAGACCAACGTCGCGACGACGCCCGCCGGGGTCTTTGCCGGGCCGCTGGTGGTGTCCATGCGGCCTGTCCCTCGCGAGCAGGTGGTGAAGGCCGTGCAGGTGACCTCGCGGTTCCCCAACGCGCACGGGGCGCCGCTGCACGTCGGCGAGCCGGCGGCGCTCGGCATTCGCGACCTGGCGTCGCCTGACTACGGCGACCCTCCCCTCATCCTCGACGGGGAGACGCCGCTGTTCTGGGCGTGCGGGGTGACGCCGCAGGCGGTGGCGGTCGCGTCGAAGCCGCCCTTCATGATCACGCACGCCCCGGGGCACATGTTCATCACGGACCTTCGGGACGAGGATATCGCCGCGCTATGA
- the pheT gene encoding phenylalanine--tRNA ligase subunit beta: MAMNVPLSWLRAYVDVTTPVDQLAHRLTMAGIEVGGVEQIGGWTNCYVGHVMNIQPHPNADRLRLCTVDIGEERLQVICGAPNVAAEQKIAFAKVGATLFNTHSGKVEPLKAAKIRGVTSEGMICSVLELGIGEEHDGILVLPADAPTGTPLADYLGDTVLELEVTANRPDCFSMLGVAREVAAFSGTQVAEPDAAYPEDGPPIEEQATVEIADPELCARYTGALLTGISIGPSPEWLRERLTRAGQRPINNIVDVTNYVMLETGQPLHAFDFDKVADRRIIVRQARPGEKHVTLDGVERELAPPMVVIADPEKAVGLGGVMGGANTEVTEETRTILLESASFHPFNTRRTADELKLRTEASLRFEKGWRQGLPPVGLRRAMKLMMEVAGGVAAKGIIDVYPDRPEAQTITLTAERMQKVLGVTVPMAEAARTLTSLGIACRLVGDDALEAEAPPWRADITIADDLVEEVVRVIGYDDVPTAPLATPIPLSTPDTAQSVKEEVRDLLASIGMQEIITYSMVSEQALELAFRGADPPAPPMRAFNPISSEHECLRTSLRPGLLRTLAANQRHEGVPQWYFEVGVEFIFYGEGLPNERQKAAGVLSGAGAQVSWAAAEVAAGFYDAKGVLEALCDRLGVTPSFEPLDDPFYYPGRAAAVTAGGERIGELGEVHPEALDAFDVRGEGAVYFEVDLAALTAVVPQAERRFRGPSVYPEALRDLALVVGMDVPASRVQEIIEQHPLVVRTTLFDVYAGEQVGAGVRSLAYRVSLQAQDRTLTAEEVQRTMDRLLSRLERELGAIHRQG, translated from the coding sequence ATGGCAATGAACGTCCCGCTGTCCTGGCTGCGGGCCTACGTCGACGTGACGACGCCCGTCGACCAGCTTGCGCACCGCCTCACGATGGCCGGCATCGAGGTGGGCGGCGTCGAGCAGATCGGCGGCTGGACCAACTGCTACGTGGGCCACGTCATGAACATCCAGCCGCACCCAAACGCGGACCGGCTGCGCCTCTGCACCGTCGACATCGGCGAGGAGCGCTTGCAGGTGATCTGCGGCGCGCCCAACGTCGCGGCGGAGCAGAAGATCGCCTTCGCCAAGGTTGGCGCGACGCTCTTCAATACCCACTCGGGCAAGGTCGAGCCGCTGAAGGCCGCCAAGATCCGCGGCGTCACGTCGGAGGGCATGATCTGCTCCGTCCTGGAGCTCGGCATCGGCGAGGAGCACGACGGCATCCTCGTGCTGCCGGCCGACGCCCCCACCGGCACGCCCCTCGCCGACTACCTCGGCGACACGGTGCTCGAGTTGGAGGTCACCGCCAACCGGCCCGACTGCTTCTCCATGCTCGGCGTCGCGCGTGAGGTCGCCGCCTTCTCCGGCACGCAGGTCGCCGAGCCGGACGCCGCGTACCCCGAGGACGGCCCGCCTATCGAGGAGCAGGCAACCGTCGAGATCGCAGACCCGGAGCTGTGCGCCCGCTACACGGGCGCCCTGCTGACCGGCATCAGCATCGGCCCGTCGCCCGAGTGGTTGCGGGAGCGGCTCACCCGCGCCGGGCAGCGTCCCATCAACAACATCGTCGATGTGACCAACTACGTCATGCTGGAGACAGGCCAGCCGCTCCACGCCTTCGACTTCGACAAGGTCGCCGATCGGCGCATCATCGTGCGCCAGGCGCGGCCCGGTGAGAAGCACGTCACCCTCGACGGCGTCGAGCGTGAGCTCGCCCCGCCGATGGTCGTCATCGCCGACCCGGAGAAGGCCGTCGGCCTCGGCGGCGTCATGGGCGGCGCCAACACGGAGGTCACGGAGGAGACGCGCACCATCCTGCTGGAGTCCGCCAGCTTCCACCCGTTCAACACGCGCCGCACGGCGGACGAGCTCAAGCTGCGCACGGAGGCGTCGCTGCGGTTCGAGAAGGGCTGGCGTCAGGGCCTGCCGCCGGTTGGGCTGCGCCGCGCCATGAAGCTCATGATGGAGGTGGCAGGCGGCGTCGCGGCCAAGGGCATCATCGACGTCTACCCGGACCGCCCCGAGGCGCAGACCATCACCCTCACCGCCGAGCGCATGCAGAAGGTGCTCGGCGTGACGGTGCCCATGGCAGAGGCGGCTCGGACGCTCACCTCCCTCGGCATCGCGTGCCGGCTCGTCGGCGACGACGCGCTGGAGGCCGAGGCACCGCCGTGGCGCGCGGACATCACCATCGCGGACGACCTCGTCGAGGAAGTGGTCCGCGTCATCGGCTATGACGATGTTCCGACTGCGCCCCTCGCGACGCCCATACCGCTGAGCACCCCGGACACGGCACAGTCGGTCAAGGAAGAGGTGCGCGACCTGCTGGCGTCCATCGGCATGCAGGAGATCATCACCTACTCCATGGTGAGCGAGCAGGCGCTTGAGCTGGCCTTCCGTGGCGCCGACCCGCCCGCGCCACCCATGCGCGCCTTCAACCCCATCAGCTCGGAGCACGAGTGCCTCCGCACGTCGCTGCGGCCGGGCCTGCTGCGCACGCTGGCGGCCAATCAGCGCCATGAGGGCGTCCCGCAGTGGTACTTTGAGGTGGGGGTGGAGTTCATCTTCTACGGCGAAGGCCTGCCGAACGAGCGGCAGAAGGCGGCAGGCGTGCTCAGCGGCGCGGGGGCGCAGGTCTCGTGGGCCGCGGCTGAGGTGGCGGCGGGCTTCTACGACGCCAAGGGCGTGCTGGAGGCGTTGTGCGACCGGCTCGGCGTCACGCCGTCCTTCGAGCCGCTGGACGACCCCTTCTACTACCCCGGTCGCGCCGCCGCCGTCACGGCGGGCGGCGAGCGCATCGGCGAGCTCGGCGAGGTGCACCCGGAGGCGCTGGACGCCTTCGACGTGCGCGGCGAGGGCGCCGTCTACTTCGAGGTTGACCTGGCCGCGCTGACGGCCGTCGTGCCGCAGGCCGAGCGCCGGTTCCGCGGCCCGTCGGTGTACCCGGAGGCGTTGCGAGACCTGGCGCTGGTCGTCGGCATGGACGTGCCCGCATCGCGAGTGCAGGAGATCATCGAGCAGCACCCGCTCGTCGTGCGCACCACCCTCTTCGACGTCTACGCTGGCGAGCAGGTGGGCGCGGGCGTCCGCTCGCTGGCCTACCGCGTGTCGCTACAGGCGCAGGACCGCACGCTGACGGCGGAAGAGGTGCAGC